AATATTCTCTATGTAAGACAATAAAAGAGAGGTTTTGAAACAaagatatttgtatgattttcatGTAAACTAAGTACACCAGACTACCCAGGTTATCAGTGCTTGTGGTGGCTGGTTTGGTGTGAACCATGATTAAGCTTGATCTTAGTGTGTTAAACCTGCCAGTGTTTTGTGCCTTACCTCCAGTATGTAATGCCTAAACTCCAGTGTGTTAAGGGGCGGTGggatggcctagtggttaaagcattcactcatcacgccgaagacctgggtttggttccctacatgggcacaatgtgtgaagcccattttctggtgccccctgccatgatattgctggaatattgctaaaagcagcgtaaaactaaactcactcactctagtgtGTTAAGCCAGACCTTCAGTGTGTAAAGCTGAGTCTGACCTCCAGCGAGATAATTCGGTTAAGCCAAAACTTCAGTTTGTCAAGCTGTGGCAGATCTTCAGTATGATGTGACGTTTGTGTGCTAAGGCTTACCTCCAGTATTTTAATCCTTACCACCATTGTGTTAAGCCTGACCTGTCCTCTGACCGTGTGTTTACTGTGTTTCAGGAACCCTGAGTGTTGAGGCTATCTACCAGGACAGAGATCAGTTTGCCCAGCTGGTGCGTGAAGTTGCCTCCCCTGATGTTGGCAAAATGGGCATCGAAGTCCTCAGCTTTACCATCAAGGACATCTTTGACAACGTGGAGTACCTGTCCTCACTCGGACGTGCCCAGACCGCCAACGTCAAGAGAGATGCTGACATCGGTGTTGCAGAAGCCAACAGAGACGCTGGCATCAGGGTTGGTACTAGGGGAAATTGGGTAGAAATGTGGAACTGTATGATAACCTATTGTCTGTCAGTGTCATGAGCAGGAGGGACAGAAGGCAACTCAAAGTGGACTAACTtcaaaatgccacttaaagacaGCTGACTTGTATGTTTTCAGGGTTAAACAGCACCGAAAAAGATGTGATAAAATCAGTAAATCAGTTTACCTTGAGACAACAGCTcaatgttgatgtgtttgtttctgatCCAGTCTGTCCCATGCATTCCTTCAGTTATGGATGTATGTGTTTCAGATCTAATTTCTGTCTCTTTTATTGCTGAGTGTCGATGTTTTTATGCTCCAGTTAATCCACTATTTCACActttgttgccatggtgattGTTTCTGATAGAGCCTATCCCATGCATCCCTATGATTATGGGTGTGCCTATTTCTGATCCAATTTTATGTTTCCTTGCTGAGTGTCAGTGTTTATTTGATCCAGCTTACCAACTGTTTCCCATTTTATTGCCGGCATGGTTGTTTCTGATTCAATTTCTACCCATGTCCCAACCAaatttttgctgtttttttatCCAAGTTTTTCCAAGTTCACTTCAgcttgtttgtttcagggtatATATGTTTTAATCCAATGTTGCTCCCTAGTCCTCAGGAGTTTAGCTTAATGTAGTTTGTTTCTGACCTCTGTCTGTGTTGTCTTCAGGAAGCTGAATGTGAGAAGGCCCGTATGGATGCCAAGTTCCAGGCTGACACCAAGGTAGCTGACTCCTCCAGAGCCTACCAGATGCAGAAGGGCAACTTTGACATGGAAGTCAATGCAAGGGTATGTATTGGACAGTATCTAGACCTTTTACAGTGCTATTTGGTAAGAGTAACTGACAGTGACTGTTATGAgaagtgtgagagtgtattgaGCTTCTCGTAGCAGAATAGAAGTGGTTTGTCTTGTAGACCATAATGGGAAGCAAAGCTGAGTTACTAGTTGCAGGAATTTCATTTGTTGGTTGTTGCATCACACAAAACGTGGTCCAGCTATCTGACAAAAGGTCTGCAGTAGCATAcatcttcagcatcccatgctcgTCCCAGAAGGAGACtattcttgttgtaagaggtcaCTAACAGgttcagatggtcaggcttgctgacttggttgacacttgtcattggttcccatttgtgcagaatgatgttcatgctgttgatcactggattgtctggtccagtcctgattacttacagaccgccgccttgtACCTaggatatttctgagtgtggcataaaactaaactcacacacttactATGACAACAGCTTGTAAATATCCTAATATGGGGTAAACCAGTCCAGtgcttgacatcatgagcatcagccTACACATCCAGGATAAAACATCAACTATGTCACTGATCCTGATAACCAATCTCACAGATTCCCTTGTGTAATAAGCATGGTTACTGGACTATCTATGCAGAGTTAACAGGCTGCCATGGTTGTTGTAGAAAGCTGAAGCTGAACTGGCCTATGAGCTGCAAGGAGCTAAGGAGAAGCAGAAGATCCGTAGTGAGGAGATTGAGATTGAGGTTGTGGAGAGACGTAAGCAGATCGATGTTGAGGAGAAGGAAATTCTGAGGAAGGAGAAGGAACTGATTGCCACAGTGAAACGTCCTGCTGAGGCTCAGGCATATAAGATGGGGCAGCTGGCAGAGGGTTCAAGGTGAGTTGTTGGCTTCAAGGCAAGTAACTGGGTACAAGTTAAGTTATTTGGTTCAAGGTAAGTTGGGGGGATTAAGGTGAGTTGTGGGGTTCAATGTGATTTGCAGGTTTCAAGTTAGGGCTAGTTAGGGGTTAAGAGAAGTTAGGGGTTTCAGGGTGAGTTAGGTGAAGGTGATGAATTCTAGATGAGTTTGAGGTTCAAGGGGAGTTGGGGGTTAAAAGTAAGTTATGAGGTTGAAGGTCTATTAAGGGATACAAGGTGATTTGGGTCGGAgtgtgtaaatgtttcagggTGAGTAGGGGGATTCAAGGTGAGTCAGAGGTTTCAGGTCATTTAGAGGTGTCAAGGTGAGTTGTAGGGTTCAGGGTCAGTTAGGGGTTTCAAGTTGAGTTGTAGGGTTCAGGGTCAGTTAGGGGTTTCAAGATGAGTTGTAGGGTTCAGGTTCAGTTAGGGGGTTCAAGGTGAATTGTAGAGTTCAAGGTCAGTTAGAGGTTTCAAGGTGATTTGCAGGGTTCAAGATCACTTAGTTGTTTAAGGTGAATTTGGATCATGGTAAGTTAATGTGTTCAAGGATAGTTAGACTTTCAAGGTGAGTTGTAGGCTTCAAGGTGATTTAGGGGATTTTGCTTACCAGTTATTACCCAGCCTTTGTAGTGTGTTGCAGTGTTGTGTGTAATCTGCTGCAGGCAGGTTATCATAACAGTGTCAGTATGTTTGAAGGTAAAGTGTGTGACACTAGACATAGATGTGCTGGTACGTGCATTTCtgcaaaaatattcaaaaacaaTTACAATAGTTGGTCTAAAAACACCATGGTTGTATCTTGATCATGAATCTTTATCCTAGAACTCAAACTGTGGAATCTGCAAGAGGCGATGCAGAGAGGATCAAACTGATTGGTGGAGCTGAGGCTGAGGCTATTGAGGCTGTTGGCAAGGCCGAGGCTGAGAGAATGAGGCTGAAGGCTGCTGCATACAAGCAGTACGGAGAAGCAGCCATGCTGAACCTTGTGTTGGAGACTCTCCCGAAGGTTGGTTGTCCAGCAGTGCTTGTTCAAAGATGTAGTTTATCAAAGCATGCATCAAATGTAACTGGGGGAAGGGAAGTGGTAAAGGCTGATGATGATTTGTATGATTTCAGGGTCATTTTTATCCAAGAATAGTCCAGTTATGATTGTCAATCACAAATTAAGATTTGAGTTTGTTTTTCCTCATACagcataaaatatgaaattttaaAACATTGAATTAAAGTTTCTAGTGAGATTACGTCATGGCGGGCACATGCGTTTCTTATTAAACCTTCCTTTTCCAGATTGCGGCTGAGGTATCTGCACCTTTGTCGAAGACGGACGAGATCGTGATGGTGGGTGACGACCGCACCACAAGTGAAGTGAACCGACTGGTCAGCCAGCTGCCACCCGCCGTCCAGGCCTTAACAGGGGTCGATCTGTCAAAGGTAAGGCAAAGCAGATGTTACAGGGATTTGAGTGTTGGAGCGCTAGACTTACACATAAATGTGGGCCCAGGACTCGGTGCTACTCATAAATGTAGACTTTGTACACAGAAAATCTTTTTACTGCAACCAGATAACTAGACACTGTATTCACTGTACCCACAACATATTTATGACCTTGCTAAGTGTTCACTTGTTTCTTGCAGATCAGTTTCATACATCATTTTATCCATCAGTCCACATGATAGATGATTCATTCCAGGCTCTAAGGAAATTATCAACAGATAGAGTTCTCGACACTGTTACCTTACAGGACATCATCAGGACCCTTAAAACGAATAATTAGGGGTCCCAGGGCCCCCCAATATTGTAAGCCGAGGTAAACACCTGAGGCTCAAACAAGTCGTGTTAACCAAAGAGGTTACTCCTGTATCATGTAATTTCAGTTCGGCAATAACTGAATATCCCATTTAGGGACTCATTTATCAGGAGGTGAAGGGCATTGATTTATCTTAGGACTGATACTGCATATGACTGTAGATTAGCTGATCTCATAGGTTTATTAACATTCAGTATGTCAAATGGATTTTCCAATTTTCCAACGTCCATTTCCATAAGCATTCATAGACAGTTTGGGAATGAGAGAATTCTTTTTCCTCACTGAAAAAAACCTAAACATTCCCCGAATGTCCGAATGTTAACACAGATGGTATATTCTTCCCAATAATGAAAGTTATTTCTGACGACTCATTCTTAGCTCCGGACTGGAGCACTGTGGGCATCTTGTTCCCTCAGAGATAGAATTTCACATGATGATGTTAACCTGTCCAACCTGTCAAGCACTGTTGTCAGATAGAGATCATGAAAGGCAAGAGATTTGCTCAAACATGCTTTACAGGTGTATTCAGGCTAGGATGACTCAATAAAAAACATGAACTGCTGTTTCCGTCTGTTCATAATGTGAATTCATCCTCTACTTGTGCGTTTCAGGTACTGACGAAGATTCCTGGAGCCTCCGCCAGTTCCTAGGTGATGTGCTGAGATGACCTGATCAGCTTCATCCTAGTGCAATACCTCGTCAGTGTTGCCTCTTCATCAGCCgttcattatctatattagttgTAGTTACCTCCCCTGTCAGTCTGCAATGGCATGGCAGGCCAGCAAACATCAAAAACTGTCAATTTTCTGACGAAAGTAGAATTAATTTCACACGTATTGTAGGAAGTGAAGTTGAGACTTCCAAattgaacttgaacttgaaaTTGAGACAATCCGAATTTGCAATACACTCTTCTTCTTTGTTTCGCAATGGAAGACTTTCTGATGActttgtcagatttgattttcagGACGGAAACTTTGTTTCTACATTTTGGATTTTGGATTTTTATCCAAGAGATTCAAGCAAAGTGACCATAAAGATGTACCGGTTGGAACTTCTGTTGGATATTCTGAATTGTGACATATACAATTAGTGTCAGAACAATGGATTTCTGCATGTTGTGATTTTGCTATAATTGTGAATTGATGAGAAAAGATTgcatcaatatttgttttagtaTGTTGTAAAATAATCTTTGTTGTTGCCATATTTATAGGTTGAACAAACTGTTTGTCATTTGATAGTTTATGATTATGCTTCATGTTTGAATTCTGCATCCATAGTACGTGTGGGAATTCTGTTCCACAGTGCAAGTTTATTAAACAGGAACGCTAGCATTGAAAATGACCCCAGTCCTAATGATTGTCGAGGCAATCtaggggtgatggggtagccttgtggtcaaagcatttgctcgtaattccgaagacctgggtttgattctccacaagTTGTCAAtatgggaagcccatttctgatgtgctcatggtgtgatgttgctggaatattggtagaTGCGGTGTAAAAACATACTCTCTTACTCACTGTTTCACTGTGTGATTCCACAGTGTAACGGGAACACGTAACTAGCATTGAATTGTAAAAGTGACTCCATCCTAATGCCCATTGAGGCTATTTTACAAACCACAAGCTCAAACTGACATTTTAGGAAGCAAGTTTTAGATGGTTTTACACACATAGACTGGGTTGGCTCTGTTTTacaatcttagtgctaagatagttgtaactcccatactttaaaatGGCCTATGATATTTGTAACGTTAAGATTGTTTTTCCTGTTGCCGCTGGCAACAGCAGTCTGCATGTATCTGCTATATATTCTTGTAGCTGTTTTATTCAGGTTGAATCCATCTTATATTTTATACCAGATACTTACGTATTTAGTTACCTTTGTGACATGCAGAGGTTTCacttcacacacatatactcAACTTTGGATGTTGCagttgttaccatggtaacaatcCAGTACTGTCAACCattagtatatatatccatatatagttgcctttcatTGTTTGGAGTCATTTGTAAGCCTTAAGGAAGTCATGTTCTTTTAATACAGCAAGACCGACTGTGAAAGTATTTGGCGTTGAAATAGTTTACTTGTCCTCTTCATGTTTTGCTCCTAAATGGCAATGTGTCTGTTTTAAGATTTTAACGACTTTTCCAAAGCTTCAGACCAATAACATTCTATTCGGTCTATTAAGCTCTAGTATGAATTGGTAATACAATAAAGGCAAATGTAAGTGTAAATCAATAGTTTcctgcaatctgattggtttgtTGCCCTTGTTGAAATAGTGTTCGATGGCTGAATAACTGCACTTTACtagtattggtgacaaagacttCAGGTCACATGCTGACATGAACAACCCTTGTGTTGTAACATGCATCTCAAAAGCAAGATTTTTCTTGCTTTTTGAGCAGGGTTTTCCCTGTAGACAAATATACTGAGGCAAACAAGGGAATACAACTTCATCGCAGTGTTTCTCTATCTATTCTCATATTCTCACCCACAGTGGGATAcaagtgagcttagttttactaGTCACtaagtgagcttagttttacgctgcactcagcaatattccagctatatggtggtggtctataaataatcgaatctgaaccagacattcgatctgcgcaattgggaaccaaaaACGTGTCAGCCAACACCTGATGccattattcgcctcttacgacaaacatagtcaccatttgtgacaagcatgggttgctgaagacctattctacccataCAGGTCCAGTGGCGAAACCTgcggaaaaaaacaaacataaaggaacacttgcgGCGTTTTCATGTTCCCTTCcttgtttccttcagtatatagCAGTGGAACAAATCCTGAGAGTAAGATGCATCTGGTCCTGTAAAACTGTTTAATGCTGATGGTTCTGGAGGTGACCAGTTCTTTGAGATTATTTTCTGGATTTTGTCCTAACTTCCTGCATGTATTCCTTCGTGTTCACCTATCATCTCTACTAGTCAGTGAATACAACATTCTATAGTGTAGTAAATATACCTCAAATGTTCATGTACCTGAAAAAAAATGGATTCAGAATTTGTTAAAATTGTGTGACTTAAGTCAagttttaaattttgaaatttcaaatcATCATTAGAAAATCAAATTAGAAAATTAGCTTGTTGAAAAGTATTCTGAATATTCTCAGAACAATGCCGACTCTGTTTTGAGTAAAATGTCATATAATCAGTATTAACATCCTTCAATATTTGTAGCCATTAAAAACATTTAGGATGCATCATATTTCATCTCCTGTGTTTTCTTAAAGCAAATGTGACTGTTGATATActagtgtttttttgtttttgttttatacgTGATGTAATCATTTTAGATTTTCCAAGGCAAGTGAACCAATCTCTATGCTCAATGAGTTAGATCGCAGCTGTACagtttttacaaatgatttagTCACATCTACTGCTAGTGTTGCTGACAATAATCTGTATAATGTTGTCCTTTTTAATTACAAACTAATTAATAATCTTttacatttaaattaaaaatcTATTTGTGAAATCATGTTATGTTGTGTTTACTCATTAGCATGAATgtgtgaggttagttttatgccacactcagcgatattccagctatatggtggcggcgTGTATATAATCCTGTTTGGACCAGgctgtccagtgatcaacagcatgagcatcgatctgtgcagttgggatatgataacatgtcaacaaagtctGCAAGTCTGATAAAATGATTGtgatctcttacgacaagcatgggttactaaagatcggTTTTtcaagatcttcatgggtttacTCAGCAGCATTTTGAAGAGTGCAGGAGGCATTTTATGAAGTTGTCAAAAatgtcatgttatatttggttTTCCACCTTCATAGCAAGAAACAAAATCCATTGATTCATTGAATTGAGTCCCATCTGAGATACAAACCCACTCTCTTCAGAGTAAGGCACCTAAGTGCTAGCCCACAAATTCATTGaccctaacccactcagccactgagGCTTAAGTCAGTCCACATCAGGCACTTTGTGTACTCGAAAAAACGTGAAACCAATGTGTGCAAacgtttccaaattttgcaacCCATTCAGGTTACCTACACCTGAAAGTTACtaacccacaaaataattcactagtctGAAATTTGAATGAAGAAACTAAGCAAAAGGTTTCAAAAAGGTAGAACACcatcaaaaacaaagaaaaaaactcCTGCCTGATATGATAAAATTACCGTAAATAtgtcatcattaagctgctggTACAACAAACATTTTTATTGAGCCATAATCTTTAATGATTTGAAAGTGCATTATAACTTACGTCTGAGAAagttaaatatttacaaaattatccCATGAAAATTGACTAGCTTGTCGGGGAAGTGACTGTAGAGATTTACTGGACCAAATGGATTCATACTAGACTCTGGCCATTGGGCCAGTGGCTTTTTTGCACATAGGGTGAAACGAACATGACTGAAAATCCaaaagctatgaatacacaatgccatgtaGAAAGAGGTGATCTTTTACTTCTTTTGAGCAGAATAAATTTTGCAGACACACCAATCCTAGGCACTGACTATTTCACCActtttttgtttgatttacaaATCTGGAATATAATAAACaattaaaagtcacatgcaacgtaaaacacaacgttGTAGATTCTGATACCCTtgggtatgcacttaccaaaacaaatcatcaaaaatgccaattcaatctataaagtggcaaaaaaatgtgatgaaaaaaagccagTGAAActggagttcaaatgattcactcattttcccccagcgctgtgGAAAAAAATTGGTTTCAACATAACAAATAAATTGTTTCTCATAACAAATATGCAGGGAGTAAGtttgtggagcttgaaacagtatgcctgcctaGTGCATGGGACTGTGAGCAGTAGTTTAATCTTGgtatacaaacaagtaaataatctactcatgaTATAAGAAAAACACATATTGATTGTGATAAGAAGACTggaaatgtctggtttattgacacttatatgtctgcctgctgatgacaatatgcaatgcacaacttcaattactgaccatttgcgatttgaaattaacacctatcatctacaagccataaacaaagagctggctaagcatattggcaaatgaaccagtgtccAATGACAAgacgttttttttcacaatcaccaacgcattttatatatcatgaacatgtgataactgtgttttaattatgttggatattttggttgcatgtgacctttaagaaatgTATGATTGTTGCTCAAATATCAAAATGAGGACATGATAGTGTTTTTACAGCATGAATTGTTGGCAACATACCAGAACTGCCATTGTGGTGCCGCTTGATCCACCCATACATATAGAAGGAGAATGCTGAGCGATGGTCACTTCACGTAACAAGCAGATTCACGAAGATCCGGGAtcgaattggtcttcagaaacccatactTCAACCCATACTAAGACTTGACAAACAGGATCTGGGGCTCCTGTTGCAAAGCAACTtctactaaggttaaccttaactcccattctttaacactgcactaaggttaccttggtCTAAC
The window above is part of the Haliotis asinina isolate JCU_RB_2024 chromosome 1, JCU_Hal_asi_v2, whole genome shotgun sequence genome. Proteins encoded here:
- the LOC137255212 gene encoding flotillin-2-like, which translates into the protein MGNIYTTGPNEALVISGGCCGAEGRKYIIGGWGWAWWLVTDTQKISLEVMTLNPVCESVETSEGVPVTVTGVAQCKIIREPDILKNACEQFLGKDPREIQSVILQTMEGHLRAILGTLSVEAIYQDRDQFAQLVREVASPDVGKMGIEVLSFTIKDIFDNVEYLSSLGRAQTANVKRDADIGVAEANRDAGIREAECEKARMDAKFQADTKVADSSRAYQMQKGNFDMEVNARKAEAELAYELQGAKEKQKIRSEEIEIEVVERRKQIDVEEKEILRKEKELIATVKRPAEAQAYKMGQLAEGSRTQTVESARGDAERIKLIGGAEAEAIEAVGKAEAERMRLKAAAYKQYGEAAMLNLVLETLPKIAAEVSAPLSKTDEIVMVGDDRTTSEVNRLVSQLPPAVQALTGVDLSKVLTKIPGASASS